In one window of Henckelia pumila isolate YLH828 chromosome 1, ASM3356847v2, whole genome shotgun sequence DNA:
- the LOC140863439 gene encoding uncharacterized mitochondrial protein AtMg00300-like: protein MKIVKGALVVMKAEKVAANLYVLLEETHKEAELAVASIGSGEESTVLWHRKLRHMSERGMKILSERKLLPGITKVNLPFCEHCITSKQHRLKFGTSNAKSKCILELIHSDVCQSSIDIVCGV from the exons atgaagattgtgaaaggcGCGCTTGTGGTTATGAAGGCGGAAAAGGTTGCTGCGAATCTGTATGTATTGTTGGAGGAAACACACAAAGAGGCGGAATTAGCTGTTGCATCAATTGGTTCGGGGGAAGAATCAACAGTGTTGTGGCATAGAAAGCTTAGGcatatgtcagaacgaggaatgaagattctctcaGAACGGAAGCTGTTGCCGGGGATTACAAAAGTGAATCTacccttttgtgagcattgtATTACCAGTAAACAACACAGATTGAAGTTTGGCACGTCTAATGCCAAAAGCAAATGCATATTGGAGctgattcattctgatgtttg TCAGAGTAGTATTGACATTGTGTGCGGTGTTTGA